The sequence below is a genomic window from Tubulanus polymorphus chromosome 1, tnTubPoly1.2, whole genome shotgun sequence.
CCTCCCTTGCCCCCCTTCCTCCACGGAGTAGTCACTTTTTGAATAGCGCTTTATCATGATGTTAAGTTTActcttttactttttagaatGGAAGATTCTTAAGAATAAAAAGTTCCATGGTAAAATTCAACCGCAAAATGTTCGAAGTCAACACAAACCTTGGATAATGGATATGGATAAGTAAGAATCAGtcaaattaatatatttttctatctaattgttttgtctaactgttctgaatttgtttttcttttaaagtCCATACGAACCGTCAGGAATAGCCTCGAAAAATTCTAAACCACTCATCagtgaaatgaaagaaaactCAAAACCAAGGTACAAAAAAACGTTTCAAACTTTCAGTTCGATAATGAATTTCCAACTGAAATcatctcaattattttacaaTGTGTTTTATTGTAGAGAAACGGAACCAAAATATCTGATTGTTCAAGATCCTCCTGAGGGACATCCAGAATTCCTTGTAGCTGAAATACAACTCCCTAAAGTAGTAAGTAGAGGTCTTACGATCAGATTAAGTCGAAATAGTAAACtgaattattttatattctCTGATTTTGACCTTGTTTCAGAAAAGTGCGAACACATTAAGTTTAGACGTTGGTGAAGATAGGATCGTTTTACAAACACGATCAAATGTAAATCatttagatatatatttaCCGTTTAATATCGTACAAGAGGAATGTGGCGCACAGTTTAATAAAAATACTCAGGTAATATCTCTATTAGATACTATGTGTTATTACAGTTAGACTGGGGAGATATGAATAAGATTTTCACTTCGAATGTTTATATACGTATTTCAGATTCTGACGATTACTATGATTGTGCAGCCAGCTGTCTGTAGTTAATTCAACCATTTCTAATCcttttatttgttatttattacaaatgtgaaataaacaatttataTATAGATTTGTCAAACATATTGCGTTTGTCTCTCTTGTCTATGGCATCTCGAAACGCGGTtgcttattttggttttctgttCCGGTTGGTCTCAATTGAACATCATATTTACGGTACAACTCATTTACAAGATATTTGGTCGACTCGATTGAGAGTGCTTAGTTTTGGTGGATTGATCACTGCACTGCACATCGAGATCCTCACCCGATGGAAGCCGTAAACAGAAGCCTAAATGACCTTTTTAATTTCAGCAAAAGATTATTGAACATTGTGTCAGTTACAATATGGTCCAATCAATCACGAGGATTAGTCCATAGAGAATGATTGACAActagtcaccacacctgactggtcactaCGGCACAAtcggtcaccacacctgactggtcaccagtaaCAACCACACCGACCGGACAAGCTTACAGACCACCACTTCCAGTTCGTCTCGGTAGCCTAGTGGTTATAACTCCCGCCTTGCTAGCTAGAGGTCACAAGATCGACGCTACATCAGGTGTTTTTTCAGCGCcccggaaatgaaaattttttggTATATTTTCAGTGTCCTAACTTTTCCCTTTTCTCTTTTAATTTAGCTCATTCCTCTCCGCTGCTCCATGAATATTCCATCGAAGATTTTTATAACAGCAGATATATAAACGTAAACTCAATGTAAACTTTATTGAAAAAGtgataatttgtattttattgcAGACCTTTTAATTGTGGCATACATAGATTATAAAACGAATTCTGATCAAAATCACTGATATTTCTCCAATGAACAAATCCTTCAGAAATCAGTTTCTCACGTTCAACATTCCCTACAAAATGTGgatcctgaaaaatagaaaattaacgAAATTATCAAACCGCTAAAAGATGTTTGTACGAGGAGAATAAACGAGGAGTCTATTTACCACGATCAATAAACTGGAATTCATCCCATCTGTTTTTAAACCCATAATTCCTTTTGATGAATTATCTGTGTTTCCACCTACGAAACAAGTAAAACATTTCTGTAatcaatcgaaaaaaaatcctATATTGGTTCAGGAATGGAGGGTGTTCAGGCCATAATTTGAGCTTGGAAAATAAAAGACTCCAATGATGGTAAATCCATCTGTGGCTTGGAAAAGAATTGCCACCAAAATATGCTAAAAAGTGTCAGTGGAATGAACCACATTTTGGGCAGATGAACATCGTAGCTAGAATGAAGCACTTCTCATGACAGGGTGAAATATACACTAGGACTCTGTGGAAATCGCTCCAGTCTCCTGGTTACATACCCATCATAATCGGACAGCcgaatttgacaaaatgttgTTTAATTTCATCTACGTATTTATGAAGCTCCGATCCACTGTGGATGTGGACTATTTTACATGGAGTCTACAATAGCAACAAACAAGAAATAATtgtcaatgataataaaattgatgattatttcaatgacAAATCGTCATTTCTTACATCGTAGACTTTATCTAAAACTAAGCCGACTTCGACGCTACCAATCCATAGTTTAGAGCCGATAAAAGAAGATTCTTTATCACCCATCGCGCTGAGTaattcttgaatatttctaatcGATGGAACGTCTGCAACATTCATCTGATTATTCCGTATTTGCTGTTTTCTGATCCATGATGCTAATGATTGTAGAGTCCGATACCCGCATCCCCAGCCCTGTAATATCATCGTAACAAATGAGCCACGATTCTGAGAGGTCCATGCCTactatgaaattcattttttgccaTTTACGCGtgagatttcatttttttgcgaGGTTTGCTCCGATCCTTGAAAAATCCTGGCATGGCTTGTTTTCGGAGCAAACAACACTTTTAAATTTATGTCGTTGAATCATCATCTGGTTTTGATCGAACTATAAAGTTTTTGGTATTTGTACAATTGAATTGTCTATaacccccccccaaaaaaaaacaaaacaaactatAGTATCACTTACGTAGTCATTGACGCCATCACATCCATAATGATAATACTGATAATCACCACGAGTCAGATAGATCTCTACCTTATCATCATTAGATACAGCGGCCGGTAAATACTGATGAACATTCTCTTTCAGTGACGTCatctgaaaaaattcaatacaGTCGGATAATTCGTGTCAATGGACTTAGATTAGTCGAACATCCGCAAgattaacaaacaaacaaacaaacaaattattatcatgttaTCTCTTTTTTAATCCCAATCtgtatttcgaatataatttactaagtgtatgATCGTCAtctggataagtcgtcacattttACTGAAATCATCTCAATTTTTGAGTCTCAGCTTGTATTTGCTATTACTGATATTTAAGTGTAAGTCGCCATATTGGGATTAGTGGTCATCCCCCCAACAACTACAATAAAATAGAGTTCCATCGTAAACGCACATATTTTCACTGGCATTTTTTGTCACTCTGTTAGCTAGAAATACTACTTATTAgaaaaatttaataattctttcatattcaaatttttggaaaattgtgGTCGTGTCACTCTGTCTGGTTGTGTAATCATCATGTTATGTGACCACAGTCAGTGAGATTATGGTCAGTATGAGACGGCAAACAAACCTTACACAGACCACTCATACGCAATCTATAGATTGACCAAATAGGTCGGATTTGGATTATTCTGGTACAAACCAGTTTGTGGCCTGTACGACAAAGGTGACGTTATTGTTACGTGATGATGGTAGCGGCTTCACTTTATACCCGTCATGTACACGGGAATCTTACAATGAAACAGTGATTAGAATGCAGTTTTTCCTAGTAGAGATTTGAGGCcaatgacgagagaaatcccacaataacgaacgaagccaagatagaaaaattctatatcagaatgattgtatttgaggcgcgacgtttcggctaacaactgtttgccatcatcaggcgtacaactgttagccatcatcagtacgcctgatgatggctaacagttgtaagccgaaacgtcgctcctcaaatacaatcattctgatatagaatttttctatcttggcttcgttcgttattgtgggatttctctcgccatcatcatacacggatattgtgtatcttctcgtctaattGAGGCCAATATTTTCAGGTGAACTGAAGGCAGTATGTTATGTACCATTATTACACTTTAAATGTAACAGTGGCCTCTTAACTACGTGTCCCTAGTCCAA
It includes:
- the LOC141915487 gene encoding putative Ufm1-specific protease 1, whose amino-acid sequence is MTSLKENVHQYLPAAVSNDDKVEIYLTRGDYQYYHYGCDGVNDYGWGCGYRTLQSLASWIRKQQIRNNQMNVADVPSIRNIQELLSAMGDKESSFIGSKLWIGSVEVGLVLDKVYDTPCKIVHIHSGSELHKYVDEIKQHFVKFGCPIMMGGNTDNSSKGIMGLKTDGMNSSLLIVDPHFVGNVEREKLISEGFVHWRNISDFDQNSFYNLCMPQLKGLQ